The window GTTTTCCAATTTGGTAGAAGCCATTTCAAAACCTATTTAACACAATCATAAGGCAGGCAAGGTGAAAGAGCGCCTGATACATTTTTATATGCCGCTCATATCGCACTACCAAGCGTCTAAAATTACCGAGCCATGCAAAAGTGCGTTCCACCTTCCAGCGCTTTCTATATCTTCTGAGCTTTCTGCCATCTTGCGCTTTATCGTTTGTCCGGTTACGTCGGTATGGAACGATCAAATCTATTTTCAGATGCTTAAGGCGTTTTCGAAGTGGATCACTGTCATATCCTTTATCGCCAATAAGCCTCTTGGGTCGTTTTTCCGGTCGACCTCGGCCAGAAGGAGGAACGTTAACCGCGTCAAGAGTTTGTTCGGCAAGCTTTACTTCCGCCGGGGACGCCGAGGCAAGGACGCTTCCCAAAGGAACACCTTGGCCGTCGACCACCACCATCCACTTTGTTCCCTTGCCCTTTTTGGTTTTTCCGACGCAGGCGCCCCCCTTTTTGCCGGTGCGAAGCTGCCGTCGATGAAGGCTTCTTCCCAGTCCAGCAGCCCATCTGCATCCAGCATGGACAAGAACTTTCGCCACACGTCAAGCCAAACACCTTGGTCTTCCCATAAGCGCAGTCGTCTCCAACATGTGGCTGGGCTCGGGTATCGATCCGGTAAATCTTGCCATCTGGCGCCGGTGCGCAGCACCCATAATATACCTTCGAGCACTTGCCGGTTATCGATTGCCGGTCGTCCTCCTTTTGGACTTGCTATTGGTCTCGGCAGCAGTGGTGCCAATAGTTTCCATTGCTCATCATTTATGAATCGTGTGTATTCGGCCATTGGTTCACCTCCAACAGCTTAATACACAAAACACTATGAAAGTCTAGTTTTCTAACATACTGTATATACTACATTTTGTGGCAAGCGATAAATTGACCACAATTTAGCAGGTTTTGAAATGGCTTCTAATGTGATGCATCATTTAGTGGCACAGGCCAACGATTTGCTCACCAGCAAGGGCCGCTCTGTGGCCCGAATCTGGTGAAGCAAAATGTTAGATGAAATTATTTCTTTTTAGCCACAGGTGCAATTAGCTTTCCGTTCATTAGAAGCCCTACGTTCAAAGATTGCATTTCATTTTTGGGGCTTAGCTCAATAATGTATAAACAGTGCTGGCTTTCAATTGAAATAAATTTAAGGTTGACCGAATCCACTTGCCATTGTTTAGATGAATCGAATTCTTTCTTTGCCCAATCTAAAGCTCTGCTAATCGCATCACTTTCTTTTATTGGAAATTCTTTATCTGAGGTTTTGCAAATCGGAGAATCTATAATTTCATCGTGACCAATTTCGACAACCATTTCCTTTCCATAAAAGGGAGTGCTGGTTGAATAAATGACAAACCGTTCTGGAGCATCCTGGGCGAACGCTAATGATGAGCTCAATACAATTATGATTGCAATCATTGAAGATTTCATTTTAAATTCCATCATCTAACATTCCATTTCAACGGCGCGTTGCTTTTTACGCGTCCGTGTGCAAGTGGTTGTTCTGCATCACGTGGATTAACCGTCATTTCAGTCACGCTCCACTGCTTTATTCTGGTATGAGAACGCAGCCTTAAACACTTCGTCAATGTTAACCAATTCGCCTATTGTCGCTCCCGCCTTGATCTTCTCCTGAAGGAGATGCTCTGTCTCCAGAAGCCGCTGTGCCTTTTGCAGAATCTCAGCAGCCACGGCTATTGGCACAACAACCACGCCGTTACCGTCGACAACCACAATATCCCCAGGCGACACCGCAACACCGGCACATTGGATTGAAACATTTACATCACCATAGCCAGCAACGGCGCCAACATTGGGAACAACCCCTTTGCAGATAACGGGAAACCTGATTTTTCTGATTTCCTCGACATCTCGGCAGGCGCCATCGATCACAGCCCCAATCACTCCCCGATTGAGCGCTGACATTGTCATGTTCTCCCCCCAGAATGCGGTATTAATCGATCCGTGAGAATCGATGACCACAATGTCACCAGGCTGGCAGACATCGATCGCCTTGAAGGCCGCCGCCAGATCAGCGGCAAGGGTCTTGACGGTTACCGCCGTGCCGACTATGCGAATACCTTCAAAGAGGGGTCTCATGTCTGACGTCATCGCATTGAATCGCCCCATGCAATCCGAGATAGCGCATGTAATCGAATCATACGAGAGCAGGGCCCTGAAACCCTGCACGATCTCAGAAGGAGGCCTTTCGATAGTTTTATTAATCATACGACACCTCGTTCCCCCAATTAATTGGTTGCTACACCTGCAGAACGACCTGTGTCAGTGGGCGCACGGTCCTCGCGCTCCACTGAACACAGAGGTTGGGCGTCATTGCCCTATAGTTTCACAATCTCATTTTGAAAGATATATTCGCGCCCTTTATCAGTAAGCTGCACAACAGCATGGTCTCGAGAAACAAGCCCTAGTCTGATTGCTTCTGCAAAATACCTTTCGAAAGACAGCCTGTGAAGACTCGAATTTCTGACTGCTGAGTTAAAGTATATCACACCATCGCGAGAACCATTGGATGTAGCGGCGACAGCCTCCATAACTGATCGAATACCATCACTCGTTCGATCTGGTCGAGAACTCTGCATAGGCGCAAATGGCGCCTTACCTATCGGTGGTTTCTCATAGAGCGGCGCTTTTAGCAGGGTGCGAAGAAGGTCATCAAAACTGTATTCTACCTCGTCGTCGTTTGAGAAATTTATATATAGTTTCGATTGCATAAAGGTTGGGAGCTTACTTGATCCTTTCTGTCGAATGATGGGGATGACCTTATTGCTGTTGATTCTTGATAATAGAGAGGAGGTCATTATCATTTTTTCATATCCTACACCGCCTGCCCCGGCGTTTGCCTTTTCAACATAGTTATCCGTACAGATCATTAGCACATAATCGCATGAAGATAGATGCGTCTCCATGAAGTGCGGTAGGTCATCACCGGGGCGCAAATCCCACTGATCCAATACTGCGTCGACACCTCGATTTCGAAGAGTTGTCGCGAAATCAAGAACCCATGCCTTATGTTCAGCGGAATCGTGCGAGTATGAAATAAAAACGACGGGTGGATTCATATTGAAGCTCCAAACCTACTTTTTGAGAATGGCGCTTACTATGGCGCCCAACGCATGCTTGAGGGGCTTTTGCGGAACGATAGCGTAGCAAACTTCCCACTCAAAGCAGTGGTTCGGTAACTCTATAAATTGGCGGCATTGCGAATTATTTATTTCTATTTGATGACTTTGATTTATCTGTTTCTGGAATAAAGGCTATCTCTCCGCCTTTTTCAAGCTTATGATTTATTACCATTCTTCCTTTAACAGGACCAAAATCCAAATTTGCAATAGCCAACTCAGCGATTGCCTCTTTACCTGCAGTATCTTTGTATTCTTGTAAGACAAAAGGAGTTTTGGTTATTGCCGTTTCAATTTTGGCAACGGTATCTATATATTTAACGTTTTTAGAGACCCCCGTGTCTTTATCAACTATCGTGAGATTTGAAATAATGATTTTAAATCTTTGGGTCCTTTCTCCAGCTTTTTGATTTTCAAGTGTCGGGCCCTGATCTTTTATAGCATTGAAAATACAGTTTTTCAGGTTTTCAATTGTTACGGGATTACCATGCTCATCTAATATTTCAAACGCCCTGGGCTTACTCTTAAAATCCTCCTCAGGGATGATCTTAAGATCAAAATGTTTATATAAGGAATGGATTTGATTCATTTCCAGATTCGGAATTGCCCATGGAAGTGTTTCGACTTGATCTAGAGAAAAACATCTTATTCCAAGTGCTTTGGATTTGCTAAGCGCCGTTGAGGTGAATCCCCGCTGCGAAACGATTACACCTTTATCGACTAATGTTTCTGAGCATTTTTTAGCGAAAGCTTCAACATGCGGAACGCCTACCGGTCGACTTCTGTCCCTGCATTCAATTGCCACAATCATTCTATGATGGCCAGATTTCACATTCAAAACCACGTCATGCTCGCGTTTTTTACCTGTTGTTTTATCTGAAAGGCGCTTTGGAGATTCTACCGTAACAGTATCAGAGGACGCAAAGTGCCTTTCAAGATATGCAACAAGCTTTTCAAGTGATCTTCCTGGTTTCATTGTTTCCTACCGAACGGTTAGCTCACAGGCGGAGAAGGAGCGTCAGCGGAATCTCCGTCCTGTGCAGCTTCATGTTGGCTGCCTCTCAAGCCATGCCTTGTTCCATGCGATACGATATGGCCATACGATCTCGATTGTTGATCCAGCAATATCCGGAGCTTTGATCCTTGATATATGTCGTATTTGGACAGTGCAGATCAAGTCAGAGCTGAGACCGTATAACTTGCGATGCCGCCTGTCACTTTGGAAGACAGCGATGCGAGCATACCCGAGAGGCAGGTATTTGGCGAGATTAGTCCATTTCGCATTTCTGCGGGCAAGAGCTCTTGCCGATTTGATTATCCGTCTGCGTGCTTTGCGCACTGCTCCCTGGGGATCTTTCTGGTGTTCAATATCGACCACCACTGAGCCATTCACGACAGCGCCCCATGCATTGCGGTGGATTTCTGCCCGCCGGGCTTTGAGCGAAATCAAGCCAAGGTTCTTCCGCCTCTCATTAATCGCCAAGGGGACATGCAGGCGGAAACTCATGGCATACGTCTCTATCTTGCACAGAAGTTTAGGCAAAGAGATGTTGGGCTTGTAGAAGACGAGATCATTCTCGAGGACGCCCTTATATTCCTCCATTGACTTCGGGCCGCCACGCATGCGTATTTCACTGAGTTTCAGGCCATCGAGCGCAGCCCAACCAGGCCAAGCGATTGGGGATCGCAGAGACACCATATAGCGATCAAAGCCTGGAGCGAAATACTCGGCCAGAATGGCAGAATAGATACACATGTACTGGACCTTGAAGTAGTCTCGCGA is drawn from Desulfatitalea tepidiphila and contains these coding sequences:
- a CDS encoding RraA family protein yields the protein MINKTIERPPSEIVQGFRALLSYDSITCAISDCMGRFNAMTSDMRPLFEGIRIVGTAVTVKTLAADLAAAFKAIDVCQPGDIVVIDSHGSINTAFWGENMTMSALNRGVIGAVIDGACRDVEEIRKIRFPVICKGVVPNVGAVAGYGDVNVSIQCAGVAVSPGDIVVVDGNGVVVVPIAVAAEILQKAQRLLETEHLLQEKIKAGATIGELVNIDEVFKAAFSYQNKAVERD
- a CDS encoding toll/interleukin-1 receptor domain-containing protein — translated: MNPPVVFISYSHDSAEHKAWVLDFATTLRNRGVDAVLDQWDLRPGDDLPHFMETHLSSCDYVLMICTDNYVEKANAGAGGVGYEKMIMTSSLLSRINSNKVIPIIRQKGSSKLPTFMQSKLYINFSNDDEVEYSFDDLLRTLLKAPLYEKPPIGKAPFAPMQSSRPDRTSDGIRSVMEAVAATSNGSRDGVIYFNSAVRNSSLHRLSFERYFAEAIRLGLVSRDHAVVQLTDKGREYIFQNEIVKL
- a CDS encoding restriction endonuclease; this encodes MKPGRSLEKLVAYLERHFASSDTVTVESPKRLSDKTTGKKREHDVVLNVKSGHHRMIVAIECRDRSRPVGVPHVEAFAKKCSETLVDKGVIVSQRGFTSTALSKSKALGIRCFSLDQVETLPWAIPNLEMNQIHSLYKHFDLKIIPEEDFKSKPRAFEILDEHGNPVTIENLKNCIFNAIKDQGPTLENQKAGERTQRFKIIISNLTIVDKDTGVSKNVKYIDTVAKIETAITKTPFVLQEYKDTAGKEAIAELAIANLDFGPVKGRMVINHKLEKGGEIAFIPETDKSKSSNRNK